The region tgaattaaaaataattttcggaattaaaatactaattttagaattttcagaaattaaaaacgattttttataataaaaataaataggaaatatgttttttacacatttttaaaacaggattccaatttttgcaaagtctgaaaacctgggggaccaaacttcatcgttttcaaaagtacagggaccaaactgcaattttgcagttccagtcgccggaaaagtcgggggtggccggagaattcacctccggcatcctcccgccaccatcacctccagaattaaactacacaacaccaggaacctatatctgcaatcaaaattcatcaataaccccagacttggccgaaatttgatcaagaaactcgccggtttccggctggttcgacgtaaacttcaaaacacaactcccttctctacagacctcgttgattcatgaaacttgtacgactagattgcaaatttcacagagaatacaatacactataccaaaacatcaatctatttcagaataagaaacccccaaatttcaattaagaacattcatacgggttataaaccctaattttaaaattcgaaaatcaaactcaaatttgaacatgttattgaactccaaatcagacgtataatatatcaaaattatcaggaaaacaagctctacaacatgcaatcatcaaatcatacaaacaatcatccgaacaaaaattcatatttttaataaatttaattcgaaaataaataaatttccggaaaataaacctttgattctgcagtgaaacaaagctcagaatctgatagaacactttaaatccttcgttttggttactcaagctttgaaaacagagatcggtaacgccttcgttttgctgtttgattcttagaacagtttttgtaattagggtttttctctgaaaattatagaattaactatctgcaaatgattttgatacgaaataaaatacggaaaaaggctatttataattacggaaaattagtatcccgttggatcattccggatataaaacggtacgttaatttataaaaactgatccaaacggtatcggttttcgggataataatccaaatcagtacaatttgtactgcggtcttggtctcagcgccgggttacacgtactacgaagtgataattgggatagtttaataaaaagctcccgtttatcgaaaatacgggttttgttgatttaccgaaacgaatattgtatcgaaaatgttgcgccgggacccgcgcagaacaaaccgtacgccggatcgaaaaagtcgaaacatggaatatgctcggaatattacaattaggttaggaaggagttctcgaaagagtttcgggttccaaaaacttaacaacggatgacgtcgattggttcccatttttataaaatagattttaaatactcggaaaaagattttataaatttcatatgatccttataaatccttaaatcaacataaaattaattaggaagatatgacaattatctatgttttattttggacatataaaaattaaaatactcaattaatattatttttgaatatccaagtacagataacatttaacaattaactcatagaatagatactgaacacacataataagtatttaatagcaaaataattacacgatatatcccggataatACAGCCCAGGTGTTCTGTACTAAGTTCATACATTCCAATTCTCGAACCCAAATATTTTCGAATCTAAATCGTCGAACTTTTGGTACATACACTTGCCTATTTAACTGAGGGAACAGAGGCAAGTGATCCGAAGTAGATACCTCTATAACTTGAACCTCTGCATTCGGGAAGAGTTGTCTCCATTGTTGATTAGCAAGGCCTCTGTCTAAACGTTCCTGAATCCAAATAGATGTTCCCCGAGGCTTTTCCCACGTGTATTGACAACCAGAAATCCAAGATCTTCAAGTCCACATTCTGTTATCGTTGTATGAAAGCCTTCCAACAGATATCTCGGATGTGGTCTTCCTCCAACCTTCTCAAATTCAAACACCATATCACTAAAATCTCATAGTATACACCAGGGGAAAGTCGATCTCGATGCAAGTTCACGAATCAAACACCATGATTCCTGACGTCTGTATCTTTCCGGGCATCCGTAAAATCCTGTATATCTCCATCTACCCAGCTGATCACACACAACTTCGAAATCTATATAGTGGTTACAACTGCCTTTGATTTCTACCGCCCCTGCATTTTTCCATAGAAGTGCCAAACCTCCTCCGTGTCCTTGTGCATCAACAGTAAAAGAACCAGCAAAATGAATTTTTTTACAGAGCTTTTTGATTTTATTTTCCTTGACTAATGTTTCTGATAAAAATACTAAACTAGGTCTATGCTTTTGGACAAGTTCCTTGAAAAATGAACTGCTCGTGGTTTACCCATACCACGACAGTTCCACTCCATCAGACTCATAATCTCAGGCGAGCCTGGTTTCCAGAGCCCGCCCCATTCAAGTTTTTTGGAACACTTTCTCCACTTTGGTTTAATTGGTCCAGCCCAACTGTTTGCATATTATGTGGCCCATTTTTCTGCAATATTGTATCTTTATCTGTACGCCTTCTTTTTGGTTCAAAAACGTAATTTTCTCCCCCATTGACTCCTCCCCCCATATTATCCTCATTTGAAATTTGCCCGCCAATATCTTTCAATTCCTGATTTCTTTCTATGACTGTGATTATCCCATTATCCTCCTGATTTTCAGCAACAGAATCTCCCTCCTCCCTGAATTTCGCTGCAGTCTTCCCGGTCTCTCCTTCGTCAACCTGTGATTTTGACTTTACTCCAGTTTCATGGAAGTTGCTTCTCCCTTCCCCATTCCGTAGCCATCTCGCACCAACTCCAGTACCATTCCTTGCATTCTTATTTGGTGCACGTAGCCACGTTCCGTACGCCCTTGGTAGGTCTTTATCCGGATTTGCGTACACCACATTACAGTCCTCTCTGAGTGTCCAATTCTTCCGCATACGAAGCAGAATGTGCTAAGTCTTTCGTATTTAAAATTAATCCAACTCCATTCTCCACCCTCCCATTTAATCTTCATCCGTCTTTTAAGAGGTTTGGTAACATCTAACCGAACCCTGATGCGATAATATGCCTTTCATACTCCATTGAGGTTCGTCGTATCAGACTTCACAAAACTACCAATATAATTAGCAATACTTTGAAATATGGACTCCGAAACAAAACCATTAGGAACATCATATACCTGGACCCATATATCAACTTTGTTCAGTGGTACCGCTTTTGGATCTTCAACTCTTGCTATCTGCTTATACACTAACATTCCTTGTTCGAAAGAGCATGGGCCTCCCTCAACCACTTTCTGCACATCCAGGGGGTGATAAAACACAAAAGAATACCGCATATCTCCTAAATCATGAATTTTCACGCCCTCTTTTGGACGCCATATTGATGATAAAACATTCTACATAGCCATGAAATTGATATTTGTGTCTGTAAGGAATCGCCCAATCAACACATAAGCTTCTTTTTCTTGTATAATTTCAGCATTTTTCACAATCATCCCCTCTTCTTCCTCATCCTCAATTATTAACTTTGCATATAGATCAGTTAATGAATCTTGCTGATTTGCCATGGATTGTAAGTATAACTTTCTGAGTGAAAAGATTAACGGAGAAAAGTCTCACGTGAAAAGAGAAAGAAAACTCTCATGCAGAGAGAAAATTACCTCTCATTTAGAGAGAAAAACTGATCAAGCTGTCTATAAATGTTTACATTTCACTTTAATAAATAATCagttaatttataaataaaatataaaataaaattgtaGTTCCAGAGAGGTGAAAATGTCTGGGCGGCAGTTTTCCCCCTAATTAAAAATACAGTAGACCGTAAAACACACAAATACACAAACAGCTACacatctctctttctctctcgaCCCCACTCTCTTCCGATTCAAACGTGGATTCAAGTATGGATTAGGTACTTGAATATACAAACACACATTTTCTTGGATTTAGTTACTAACACATCGATTTTTCTCTTGCAGGTAATTAGGATTCTTAGATTTGGGGCTTCTTCGATTAAGTGATAATGCATCTTGCATTTTCAATCAAGATTTTCAATTTTTACTCTTGCATTTAGTTGTATATCTTGTATAAACTATTTCAGTAATAGTTTATATTTCTATTTCAGGGgattgaagtttttgaggggattAAAAAGTTTCAGGGGATTGAAGTCTTTCAGGGATTTAAAGCTTTCATTAAGGTAAAAATATTTCACTAGGTTTATGCATTTATATGTTTATGTGTTAGTTTTTCTTTGTATTTGTTCGATTGGGTTTATTGTGTGAATGTAATTTTGTATCTGGCTTGCTTGctttcttcttcctgttttttcTAAATTATAGTTTACCTTATTCTAGTGCCTTACTATTGCTTGTTCCACTACTTTGATCATTATTCTCTTCTATCTTTTTGATATATTATTCAATCACCACGCTAATTATAATGTCCGCATAGATTAAATGGATTTTGGGATATTAATTTCTTCTTCTATTAGATGATTGCTCTAAAAGTTGTAACTTTTGGAGAAACATATTATTGTTTCTCTGGTGAACTTCTATTAGGAGTGTCCTGTTGAAAATTGGAAATCATTTTCATCAGGCCAGGTTTGTCCCTGTTTCTTTGGTGAATTTCTGGTTGAGCTCACGTTATTCTAATCTCACCCAATGCTTTTCAGTACAGTACTAATAGTAATAATTGTTCAATATCATTAATGCTAGTGTTATATTTTGTACGATTCTGTTAAAagtgatttaaaaatcattttaaataaggGCACATGTTCAGGTAAAGAAAGTGGTAGAAGTTTAAGTGCTATACAACTTAAGAAGGGGAAAATACCAGCAATCATAGTCATAGTTACGTAAATTTCAGATGGTAGAATATAAAGCATTATTAAAAGGTAGGAACAGCTTAATTCTGCCATGATTGTTAATTGGTTTTAAGAGAGTGGATAATTGTATGTTTCCTATAGCAAGTCCTTGCATTGTTGTTTATGATAATATCTAGTGTCCACCCAAAATGCTTTTGAACATTAGTTTCTCATTTTATTTGAGATAAATGTATGTCAAAGTAAGAGTTTGGGTATTCAGTCCTGATACCGGAACTCCCTTTAATATTTAGGAATTCTTTTCTTTTAGTATGTCTGAAGTTAAAGTTTTGATAAATGTTGCTAAATATCGATTGTTAGGATTTAGTTTACCAGTTTATCTTGTCGCTCTCTTTTCAGTGTCCCATAACTGTGTGGGAAGCACCAAAAGCCTACAATCTTGTTTATCTTTGCTTGACCCACAAATTATATATTTTGGTCCGTGTCTTTGATTACTCTTCTACCAGGCCAACGTTTTCTGCTATATGCAGTAGTTTGTAGACATTTTCTACTCTATTATTACTTATTAGTACGATAACCATGAGATAGTACATAACTTTATTGTTATTTCCGAATGGTTTCATTGCTGTCAGGCAGttgtgtttttattattattggAACAACATTTGAGAGAATCGTGGTCTGTTGCTTTACAGAACGCTACTAATTATGGGATTCGCTTCATACTTGATGGTTCCATGCTTCTTAATTCTAAGAGATCTGTAATTTATTTAATACCAGAAATTCACCAAGGAAACAATAATGTGTTTAAAAGTATGGTTTCCTCTAAGGTTATTAATTTCCTTAGATGATTGCAGTGTAATGGTTATTTTAACTCATTATGATCTGATTAACTTGCAGATATTTGTTCTCTTCGAGCTGATGTTGAGAGGTTGGCCTTTTCTGTTATTTGGGTAAGTGTCCCTCTATTCCCTCAAGTGAGTAAGATTCTTAAGCAGCTGTATATCAAAATTTCATCTCGGAAATGGGTTATATTTGATATCTAGGTATTGAAGTAGTTTGCTTTTTGATCTCTAAAGGGTGTGCATACCGCAAGATCTGATGAGTTCTTGTTTCTGATGACGTAAATGAAGCCTTATATAATGCACCATTTAGCCCTTGGACACCCACACACACGCATATATTCTTGCTTTTTGATCTCTAAAGGGCGTGCATTCGGCAAGATCTGATGAGTTCTTATTTCTGATGACGTAAATGAAGCCTTATATATTGCACCATTTAGCCCTTGGacacacacagacacacacacacacacacccatATTTCCCTTTGTAACCAATGGGCAACTTGAAACCTTAGCCATTTCATATATATTCTTGTTGTTTGTAACCAATGGCCAACTTGAAACCTCTTGGCATTTTTTGTCTCGAACTATAATTGTTTTTAAGAAGCATCAATGCTTTCCTAAAAATAAAAGCCTCTATTTATGGTATTCTCCTAGAAATGCTAGCACACCCAGTCACCGCTTTTACGTGCATTGACTTGAGTAATATGTAAAAAAATAAATTGCCTCGTCATCAAAGTATTTGTCCACTTAAATGATATATATATCAAGTACAAAATATAATTGTATGTCCCTTGTTCATTAAATTATGGCTAAGACCATTATATTTGGGACCAAATACAGTATGGGAGTGTGAGCGGTAGTTAATGTAATTAAATGCGGGAGTAAAGTTCAATCATTGACATTGTGCATGCCTGGCTGATTTTTTCTACAGCATGCCAATTTATGTTTGTAATAGGAGTTATGTGCATATCTCAGAGCCTCTGAATACTCCAGTTTTGATAGTTGGCTGAACGTGCTTGATTTATTTTCTAAATTATCTCAGGAATTGACATCTGAAGCCAAAATTATTTCTACAAGATTTACAAAAAGTGTAATCAAGTCATGTGCAACATTGTCTTATGTGCAAGCGCAAGCAAGGATGGATGACAGGTGCTCCCTCTTTAATGTTCTCTAATTAAACGTCCATCAGGTTTGTTACTGAATTGGATCTCAGACTTTATTATATTTATCCAACTAATTTTTTTAGTGCCTCTAGATCTTTGTGTCACAATATTTTGGGTGCCTTATACCTCTGTTATTTTAATTTCTAGGACCAAAATATCGCATCTTGGACATTTTTCTCATATACAAAATTCTTTAAATTATCACAATTTTAATTACTAGTAGTGGTTCTAGATTGGATGCCTAGGAATTAAACTTCAATGTTTCTTTATCCTGACGTGACTTTTACAAATAATGGAGCTGTTTATTTAAAAATGAAGTGTGGATAGAATTCTTTCATCAACTTCTTTCATAATAGCTACTTAGAACTATATTTTTTAAGTTATATTATCATCTGCAATTTTCTGTTGGAATGAGTTTGCTGTTTTTTATTGGCATACACGGGATAGCTAACCTATAGTAAATTATATTGTTAGCGTTGCTGGGTTGTGGTGAGCAATCCAGGTCTATCCACCCTTATTAATTATTTAGAATAATTGTGTATGTTTCTAAAAATCATGACTTTGCTGGAATAAGTACATTTTTAAGTATGTAAATACCCTACTAAGAAATCTTCAATATTAAACagtctgatttttaattaattaagcTGCATTGTTACTAATGGTGGTAGTAATTTTATAGGGGCTTGGTTTTCATCAAAAAGCAAATACATGTTTGGAAAAGTTTTCTATGCAGGTACAAGTAAATCAATATATCTGTTAACGATTCTCATACAAAATATTTCTCATAATTTTTTATATCACACTATCGGAAAACTATATATTCTCGTAGGTTCTTCAACGCCTTGTGAGTGAAGTCTTAGCTGAAGCTTATAGTCTGCTCGTCTGATGCATTGCTCAGGAGTTTTTAACATG is a window of Apium graveolens cultivar Ventura chromosome 11, ASM990537v1, whole genome shotgun sequence DNA encoding:
- the LOC141695984 gene encoding uncharacterized protein LOC141695984, encoding MANQQDSLTDLYAKLIIEDEEEEGMINVLSSIWRPKEGVKIHDLGDMRYSFVFYHPLDVQKVVEGGPCSFEQGMLVYKQIARVEDPKAVPLNKVDIWVQVYDVPNGFVSESIFQSIANYIGSFVKSDTTNLNGV